The following nucleotide sequence is from Anguilla rostrata isolate EN2019 chromosome 3, ASM1855537v3, whole genome shotgun sequence.
TTTGGGTCTCTGTTGGGGGTACGCTATTCAGACTCCTGGTCCCAGCCTGCAGATTAAGTGTCCCAAAGCTCACTGTTTAAAGCCTCCCCGGCCAGACAAGGGCTTCAGACACGAGCCAGGCTTCGGCTGGTATTGGACAGGCAGGTAGGGACTGGAGCTACTCACTGATCCGCAGTATTATTTCACTTTCctctctcatttcctgtttcctgttacaATCTAACCTACACCAGGTTGTGACAGCACCCATTAAGGTATTACTATAAAGGCAACTCTACAAAGGCCCACACCAAAATACACAACAGGTATTACAATGTTGAATAAGACCTGTgtgagttattattatttgatattaCTGAGGCTCTTATCAGTAGTGATAAAGATTAAGACACCTGGCTTTTATAAAGCAACACTgacagatggacacacacacacacacgcacacacgcacacacacacacacacacacgcacacacacggaatTCTAACTCTAACTCGGTTCTTTCCAGAGCCCCCTCCCagcttgacccctgaccttaaaagggggaggagctccCAATAACCTGACCCCTGACCTAAAGAGCAGGATGAGGGTGTATATACTGAACTACGCTGAGCTGACTGCTTCAGCTATCCGCTAAAAACCCTGCATACTTGTGTTACAGACTTAGATCACTTAAACCCTGCAGAAAGTCCGGAAGAGTAATCAGCTAAGTGGTAGTTTCTCTACGGGCTCCCAGACTCCCAGCTGCAGAACACCTCTGGTCTTTACAGCgctgaggatgaggatgacGTGCTTCTCACCGGCCACCCTGAGGTGCACGCTAGTGCTGCCctggccagagggggcgctcACGCTGCAGCGGTACTCTCCGGCGTCCCGCGGTCCCACGCTCCAGAGCAGGAGCGAAGCGTTGCCGGCAGCGAGGCCTCCTGGGAAAATCTGGGCGCGGTCATGGAACTGCGGGTTCTGATTCTGCAGCTGGGCCGCTCCGTTCTGGTAGCGGAACACCACGCCGCTGAGCCCCGCCTTCTCCCAGGTGACGGACACGGAGCCGGCGGGCTTGGACCCGGTGCCGGACACACGGAAGCTGCAGTCCAGCTGGACGTCGGCACCGATGTTCCCCACAGGAGACGTGTCCCGACTCTCCACAAAGGGAGACTGCGAGCCTGCggcacaaacatgcactccgtgacacacctccacacctcctACGCACCTCCTCCACACCTCCtacacatcactcactcactcactcactctagaaaggagagagggacacgCCCGCACACCTCATACGCACCTCCTACTCACCTCCtacacatcactcactcactcactccagaaaggagagagggacacgCCTGCACACCTCATACTCACCTCCtacacatcactcactcactcaatcactccagaaaggagagagggacacaccCGCACACCACCTCCTCCACACCTCCTACGCACCTCCTCCACAActcctctgcacctcctccacaCCTCCTACGCACCTCAtacacatcactcactcactcactacagagaagagagacatgCTCGCGCACCTCCTCCACACCTCCTCTACACCTCCTACACACCTCCTACACAGCCCGTccacatcactcactcactccagaAAGGAGATAGGGCCACACCCACGTACCACCTCCTCcacatcactcagtcactcacttcagagtgaagaagaggaggatAAAGGAGAAGCAGAAAAGGAGTGGGGGGAGGTAACTGAGAGAAGAGATTAAAAAGAGGATAATCACTTATTCTCAGTAAACGAGAACCAAGGCTACTCACATGacctgtgtgtagcagtgtgtttaAATGGTCCTGTCGCTGTACTGTCATGGTTCtcgtgtgtagcagtgtgtttaAATGATACTGTCCCTGCACTGTCATGGTTCccgtgtgtagcagtgtgtttaAATGGTCCTGTCCCTGTACTGTCATGGTTCccgtgtgtagcagtgtgtttaAATGGTACTGTCCCTGCACTGTCATGGTTCtcgtgtgtagcagtgtgtttaAATGTCACTGTCCTGACtgtcatggttgtgtgtgagtggtttaAGTGATACTCGCTGTACATGCAATGCTCAGAATGAGAATGTGGTAATCCGTGACTCGACTTATGTAAATGCAGCAGAGAGAATGATTAACCGTGACTAAAAAGGGACAATTAATAACCTGTCAAACAGAGGGACCCATAGCTACAGCCCCTAACAGTCACATGCAGCTGCATAGCTACAGCCCCTAACAGTCACATGCAGCCGCATAGCTACAGCCCCTAACAGTCACATGCAGCTGCATAGCTACAGCCCCTAACAGNNNNNNNNNNNNNNNNNNNNNNNNNNNNNNNNNNNNNNNNNNNNNNNNNNNNNNNNNNNNNNNNNNNNNNNNNNNNNNNNNNNNNNNNNNNNNNNNNNNNCACAAGTAAACGggggcagcaggagcagcagcagcagcggacaacagcagcagcaacaaccaTGCATCCAGAGCATCCAGTCCTCTCTATAAAAAATGCTTCTCAATTTTGTGAGAACCCCAGGAGGAGCTATGGCCATGATTATATTATTCATCATGTTccagtacattttcaaattgGATTTTGTATGTCCCTGTGACCTTTCTACAACACacttttctgtgtatttttatgtggTTCTACTGTTCGGCATAGTGACTCTGATTGCGATGCTGATAGACCTCATTGGCGTGGAATGCAAACTAAATGGATGCAGGACATGCATGCCAAAACCGCTCCTCAATAGTCAGCAGTCTACTCCTAGGCTTTCTGGGTAGTTATGCATTGATTGATGGAGACCTAATAGTGTGTTTAAATGCCACTAACATGACGGCTGGGCAGCAGGATGCATGCATGATGTGATCAACCAGAGCCCTGAACAGCAAGGACCATCAACTACTATGTGAACGTATCTGGTGagtgattacattttaaattattaaatcaatAATATTATATTGAATTACTATTcaatgctactactactgctactaataataataacaataataataataagaataataatacaaaaaacaattttgtctCTTTACAGACCGTAGGCCTCAGTTTCAATTGAGTATGTCGCTCCTATTTGCTGCCTAATTTCCGGCCAGGAAACCATACCATGAATCTCTGCGCGAAAAGTACATTGAGGAACACATAGAGGCCATTCTGAATGAGGAACAAAGTAAACTGGCAAAAGCAGAGGCTGAAAAACTAATTGCAAAGGAGGAACTCCGCTCCCACCACGTTCTTCCCCGAGACAATCTGCCGCACATCCTGCTGCTCAAAATGAACTTCCAAATGTACGCACACCTTTACTGTAAAAATTTACTGAAAAGAAATGCTTCATTAAATTAACTGAGTAGCCGATTAGCCCCAAACGGCATCGATTAGCACAACCCACGCTGCTGACAGCAAACAAAATAAGGAACAATGACTATACACAGGGTTTGTAGGAATTAACAAAAGTTGGACGGGCTGAGGAATTATTTGCATCAACTTTCAAGGCTTAATTTattccattgctgcagaaagCTGTAAGTTGTTAACCCATTACTTGTTCCCAAAGAAAGGCCTTTTTATAACTCTAAAATTagattattattcattttttgaaccTAAACTGTTTTTTAACCCTCTGGCAGTTTGCCCTtacctttgtaccatttcaggtAATTGGTGgacttgaactgcttaaatttcaataaaactggaaaagggGGGTGTGTAAAATTTTTGGGCAGtaggtacttaaaaaaaactgaggaacagattctctcctctcttcacgcatttcattacatttatttggcagacgcttttgtCCAAAGAAACGTACCTTCAGGAACATTTACACATGGCAATCACCACACCTCTCAACAGAATAATTAAACCCTCAGCTGTGGCTGTCTCGTTGAGATTCGACGAACGTCTGTCGTGGCACCGTGGCAAGTCTCCTTTCGCATCGAATGAAACCTTTTCATTGGAAAGTGGTCCTCGGTTACTGCACCTTTCCCGACTTGGTTTCCCACAGGAGAGGATTCCCAAAATTAtgaacagttattcatagccatgaacacattacgTCCAGTTCACAGAGTAAGCATGGGTTAGAGTAATCTTATGTCAAAATATAAGGCTCaaaacaagctacaacatcaagatagcGCAAGTGTAATGTAAGTGCTGGGTGGAGGTACATGTGTCACACAATAGTTTTGgttcaattttcaaaaataattgtaaaagtaataaaagtaaGTGTCTATtgtctgaatgtgtgcatgtgtatgtgtgtgtacagtatgtctgtgtctgtgtctgagtgcgtgtgtgtgtgtacacgtgtaagtgtgtgtgagtttgtgtgtgtgtgtgtgtcttagtgCACGGTGTTGGTGTGGAacttatgtatgtgtgagtgtgtgcatttgtgatgcatgtgtatgtgtgtgacagtatgtctgtctgagggtgtgtgtgactgactaaCTCCTGTAGGGCTGCtatgtttgctggtttttgtttcaacaatCTACCCACATAGATTAGTCAATTACAGTCATGGTTCCAGTAAGGTCTTCACTACTTCAGACAAAACTTCAGCAGTTACAAGCTCAAAAAAATAGtactaaacacacatttaatgttTGTAACTCATTTGTCTGCTGTCCTGTGTAACTTTGTGTTTATGTCAGGTCCCCTCTTTCAAAACATGATTTCCATCTCAATGggatttttctgtttaaatgcaggttaaataaacagaaaaaaaacaggagactTGCAAGAGGCTTACAGGAGGTATACTGGAAAAGTAGGACTCATCACTTTCTACTTGCTCATGATCTGTTTTCTCATTGTGTTTTGGGGCTGTGCTAATTTCACTGTGGATGAAGTTCAAGGAAGGAACCAAAGTTTCATTTTCACGCGGGTGACACCCGATGGCACTTATCTCTCTGATATATAAGCatcaaacacaagcacaacccacacagcagcagcagcagcagcaggaggcagcagcagagcagcaagcagggggcagcagcagcagcagcagcgcaggggggcagcagcagcagcagcaagcaggagcagcagcaagcaggagcagcagcaagcaggagcagcagcagcagcagcagcagcagcagcagcaaacagGAGCAGCAGTCATGCATCAATTATTTTcgaagaacacagttcacaatATTATAAGTAGACCAGGAGGGGCTATGGCCATGGTTTTATTATTCATCATGTTCCAGTACATTTTCAATATGGAATTTGTTTGTCCCTGTGACCCTCTCTATAACTTACTTTTCTGTGTACTTTATATGGTTCTAAATGCTCTTCACAGTGACTCTGATTATGATGCTGATAGACCTCTAGACGAATCCAAACCAAGTGACTGCAAGTTACCAATAGTCAGGAGTCTACTCGCAGGCTTGGTGGATAATACTGCATTGATTGATGGAGATGTAATAGTGTGTTTAAATGTGACTAACATGACGGCTGGGCACGGATGCATGCGTAGTTGTGACCAAGCAGAGCCCTGAACAGCAAAGGAAGATCAACCACTATGTGAACGTATCTCGGtgagtaattacattttaaatgactaaattaatattattatatttaattactgTTCAATGCTACTActattaacaacaacaataataataataataataatacaaaaaatgattttgtctcTTTACAGATATCAGTCCTCGGGATCATATTCTTTATATCAATCCCATGTGCTTTGTATAATTACTGCAATAAGGAAACGAAGTCAAACGAAAATACCACTAGAATGATGAAGACATTGAACTGGCAGAGGATGTAACATGTGCTACAAGATTCAGTCTCATGGAAGGGATGACTCACAAATGGACCGCGGAAGAACGCAGAACCCAAACCCAGAACAGGATCCACTGGTACCACCAAATtcttcacagacacaaactgcCACAAATAATGCTTAAATTGTAGCTGAAGTTCTAagcacagataaataaatatattcctCTGGAGCCCAGGGAACTCAGGACAGCTCAGTTTAAATTACAGAAAGTAAAATTTTAATGCTGGAGCATTGATAGGCTGGAGCAGGtgcattgataggctggtgcattGATAGGCTGGAGCATTGAtaggctggagctggagcatggataggctggagctggagcatggataggctggagctggagcactgataggctggagctggagcatggataggctggagctggagcatgATAGGCTggtgtatgtaatgtaaatatgtaacaaAACTGCAATGATTGAGGACATAACAGCAAGCAAATACATTTGCTGTGAAGTAAAGTTTGGTAAGGTTTGGTTTACTAAACAACAAGGTTGTAATTGCAGCGCTTTTCCTTATTACTGTTTAAAACTGCACCTTTTAAGCACTGTGTATATAAACCAGAATATAAAGTACAATGTAAGCATAATATCCATGTGCAATTTATCTCTGAAACGCTTTTGCTGTCGCCTTAGTCTACCAAAATGTGTACAATTTGCTTATTTACTTCATCAGTGAATTTGTCTCTTgattttgctaaataaaataaacactttcattCATACATTGATGTTTAAGATTGTGTCATAGTTTGACGCTTGGGCCTTTCCATCCATGGCTCAGGAAATGTGTTGATGTGTCATCATCTACGTAATAGAATTGTGGGTATGTGTAGTTCCATGAAACTGACTGTGAcgtattacatttatatagagTTAGCCTCTTTCATCAATGTACCTATTAAAaggcaaacattacattacatttattaggcagacgcttttatccaaagcacgtacaataagtgcataccgaaggtcactggaacaactacaaaaacacaggtccgataaggtgcattactcattttgtacagttattcatagccatgaacacattaagtccagttcacacagtaaacattactctgacctaacctatgctaaatCAAGCTAGGAGGCATTATaagctacaacatcaaaataataatacaagacacaataagtgctggatagAGGTAgatgtgtagcatgaaagaggggaatttaagtgatagaaatgatctCTGATAGGGAAGCATGCCTTCTCTGTTAACAATCCTTACAGGAATTGGTTCACAGAAAACCATACAACATCAAGCATGCAGCAAATTAAATCCTGCTTTTTATGGCAAAACAATGAGCAAAGAATGTAGAGCAAATAGAgcaactgaaaataatatttcaatcaTCAATCCATCCAaccagcattgtgtgtgtgtgtatgtgagtgcatgagagtatgtgtgtgagcccacaagtgtgtgtgtgcgtccatgagtgtgtgtgtgtgagagtccattagtgtgtgtgtacgagagagtccatgagtgtgtgtgtctgtgtgtgcgtgggtgggtgaGTCCATGAGtgttttttgtgcgtgtgtgtgtgtgtgtgtctgtgagtacgtgtgagtgtgtgtgtgagtgcgtgtgtgtgagtgcgtgtgtgtgtgagtgcgtgtgtgtgagtgtgtgtgtgtgtgcgtgtgtgagagtgcgtgtgggtgtgtgtgtgtggtgcagtgtgagtatgtaagtgtgtgtgtgtatgtatgtgtgtgcgcatgtgcgtgtgtgtgagtgtgtatgtgtgtgtaattattttctaaaagaaTAATTCACTAAATAGCCATTGATATATAATTTTCTATATTCACATAAGGGAAGTGATGACTGCCTAGCCTACAGCATAAACTATTTACAACTGGCCTGCCTCTTCAGAACATATGATAACCTGCATGTAGTTTCACCTACATTTCACTCCAGCTGTTCTTCTCGTCACAAACTGTTTGATCTCTGAGGGTTTGATCTTACTTACACTCGCACACTGAAGAGATAAGCCATAAATGCAGCATTTAGACACTTaaagtaattttatttcaaataataaaaaatgtataaaatagaCTTATTAACTCCATGACCAACTAAACACAATAAACATCTTAAATCTGAAATGCTGTGGTATTGACTTCCAGAGCACACTTTCCACTCTGCTAAGTGAATCTCAGCATTTTGGCTTTTGTATTCATACAGATAAAGAACAATAACAGGAAACACAACCACTGGCCACCTTCTCTGCctgtacaaaatggctgcacgtTATGAGCCCACAACAGACCAGCACAGATGGGCACCCACGTCCAGGCATCACGTTCAATAACTGCAGGTATgagaacacagcacagtgcactacaACTGCACAGCACTGGCAGGAGACTACATCACCCATAATGCAacataaattaaatggaaatatacacacgcatacacactcacacacaaatatatatgttAGTGCAATACTACAATATAGAAATGAATTACAGGAAGTTCCTGAAGGTATTTTACATACAGACTGACTCACCCTGTCCACAATTAGGATTTTGCACAATACCAGGAATAATTATGCTGGAGAAACAGCTGTTATGACGTTTCATAAAGGTGTGAGAACATTTCAGTGTACTTCTGAACAGAATTATAAGTGCACTGTGTTGGTGCTTTTGAGTGTAGTGTGCAGGTATTGTACAGGTGTCCAGTATGAAGTTGccccctctgacctctgacctctgaccctgggCCTCAGATGCCTCAGATGACCCGGAGGTCGGCCAGGGACAGTTTGGTAAAGGAGTTGCCCGTCCCGGAGAGCACCTTGGAGGCcagctccttcttcttctcctggaGAGAGGAGATCTTATCCTCCACTGTGCCTTCACATATGAACCTTTGGGTGAACAGTGATGAAACGCCTCAGATTTCACTACACATGCAAaaatgcgtgcgcacacacacacacacacttgggtTTCTGTTGTCTTCAGTCTGAGTAACTTGCTTCTAAAGCACCTCTGTCTCATTTCGCTGGCACCCAGTTGAGAGGACTTTCACTTCCACTGGCCTAAGAGAGGGCGAATCCTCCCGAAACAGGAGGCCCCACAATCTCCTCCAGTGTGTGATTCCATTCTTTCCTCCCCTTTGAGAGGACACATCCCCTCTTCACCCATATATGTGCCATTTAATGTGCCTCTAAGGTTCTAGCATTAATGTGCCATTTAACGTGCCTGTAAGGTTCTAGCATTAATGTGTCATTTAACGTGCCTGTAAGGTTCTAGCATTAATATGCCATTTAACGTGCCTGTAAGGTTCTCGCATTAATGTGCCATTTAACGTGCCTGTAAGGTTCTAGCATTAATGTGCCATTTAACGTGCCTGTAAGGTTCTAGCACAGGGCCCTAGAACATCCTCAGGAAGCTTGGG
It contains:
- the vtcn1 gene encoding V-set domain-containing T-cell activation inhibitor 1; translation: MSLFSVEVWRRCVGGVEVCHGVHVCAAGSQSPFVESRDTSPVGNIGADVQLDCSFRVSGTGSKPAGSVSVTWEKAGLSGVVFRYQNGAAQLQNQNPQFHDRAQIFPGGLAAGNASLLLWSVGPRDAGEYRCSVSAPSGQGSTSVHLRVAAYSPPSFTLSGRNLTAEAERWFPEPSVAWTDQQGHALNASELLSNNSAGIFRVVTTLLDPAQSDDTYTCLIRNHLVTSVSLATVTESGVTSRTRFTFNPAPTLRPLHLAFTAPLHLWTCYLLT